One region of Thunnus albacares chromosome 8, fThuAlb1.1, whole genome shotgun sequence genomic DNA includes:
- the LOC122987192 gene encoding dynein regulatory complex protein 9-like isoform X1: protein MVVMERSEMSLSRIQSLRLAAVLEDCSDQLDILGHALTVQMSRERSSAAAQEEARVTKLKRDCQYISQQVSKLYLELEEKQSFSCLLQVVEEAEQKKMAENMRRETKRELERRKQYVQRQEEELQQNIEKLKQLTKDLTQKLKEQPSKTKNKNKLVEKDFELQFQKTEKETSQAEKLLEDQLELLKKQFKEEVRIHEESHKFLQNRHEELQQQLQQWQQRTKQMLQEKEQQLNNVRCKRTVILDKLMEMRRKYREMEQMVVEDREEQEKLRQQQAEARAATKMQAWWRGCMVRRGLGSFKKAEEGKKGKKKKEGKKKKK, encoded by the exons ATGGTTGTTATGGAGAGAAGTGAA ATGTCTTTGTCCCGGATTCAGAGTCTCAGACTGGCAGCTGTACTGGAGGATTGTTCAGACCAGTTGGACATACTGGGGCATGCTCTGACAGTGCAGATGAGCAGGGAGcgcagcagtgcagcagcacaG gagGAAGCCAGAGTGACCAAGCTGAAACGAGACTG tcaaTATATATCACAGCAGGTGTCCAAGTTATATTTAGAGCTGGAGGAAAAGCAGAGTTTCAGCTGTCTGCTGCAAGTGGTGGAGGAAGCGGAGCAGAAGAAGATGGCTGAGAACATGAGAAG agagacaaagagagagctGGAGCGTAGAAAACAATATGTACAGAGGCAAGAAGAGGAGCTCCAACAGAACATTGAGAAACTGAAG CAGCTCACCAAAGACCTGACGCAAAAGCTGAAAGAGCAGCCATCgaagacaaaaaacaagaataagCTTGTAGAGAAGGACTTTGAGCTGCAGTtccaaaagacagaaaaagagacgAGCCAAGCTGAGAAGCTGCTAGAAGACCAGCTGGAG CTGCTGAAAAAACAGTTTAAGGAGGAGGTGAGAATTCATGAGGAGTCGCACAAATTTCTGCAGAATCGACATGAG gagttgcagcagcagctgcagcagtggcagcagcgcACGAAGCAGATGCTGCAGGAGAAGGAGCAGCAGCTCAACAATGTGCGCTGCAAAAGAACTGTGATTTTGGACAAACTGAtggagatgaggaggaag TACAGGGAGATGGAGCAGATGGTGGTGGAGGACAGGGAGGAGCAGGAGAAACTGCGCCAACAGCAAGCAGAGGCCAGAGCTGCTACCAAG ATGCAGGCCTGGTGGAGAGGCTGCATGGTGCGCAGAGGCCTCGgcagttttaaaaaagcagaGGAGGGCAAGAaaggcaagaagaagaaggaaggaaagaagaagaagaaatga
- the LOC122987192 gene encoding dynein regulatory complex protein 9-like isoform X2 yields the protein MMEEARVTKLKRDCQYISQQVSKLYLELEEKQSFSCLLQVVEEAEQKKMAENMRRETKRELERRKQYVQRQEEELQQNIEKLKQLTKDLTQKLKEQPSKTKNKNKLVEKDFELQFQKTEKETSQAEKLLEDQLELLKKQFKEEVRIHEESHKFLQNRHEELQQQLQQWQQRTKQMLQEKEQQLNNVRCKRTVILDKLMEMRRKYREMEQMVVEDREEQEKLRQQQAEARAATKMQAWWRGCMVRRGLGSFKKAEEGKKGKKKKEGKKKKK from the exons atgatg gagGAAGCCAGAGTGACCAAGCTGAAACGAGACTG tcaaTATATATCACAGCAGGTGTCCAAGTTATATTTAGAGCTGGAGGAAAAGCAGAGTTTCAGCTGTCTGCTGCAAGTGGTGGAGGAAGCGGAGCAGAAGAAGATGGCTGAGAACATGAGAAG agagacaaagagagagctGGAGCGTAGAAAACAATATGTACAGAGGCAAGAAGAGGAGCTCCAACAGAACATTGAGAAACTGAAG CAGCTCACCAAAGACCTGACGCAAAAGCTGAAAGAGCAGCCATCgaagacaaaaaacaagaataagCTTGTAGAGAAGGACTTTGAGCTGCAGTtccaaaagacagaaaaagagacgAGCCAAGCTGAGAAGCTGCTAGAAGACCAGCTGGAG CTGCTGAAAAAACAGTTTAAGGAGGAGGTGAGAATTCATGAGGAGTCGCACAAATTTCTGCAGAATCGACATGAG gagttgcagcagcagctgcagcagtggcagcagcgcACGAAGCAGATGCTGCAGGAGAAGGAGCAGCAGCTCAACAATGTGCGCTGCAAAAGAACTGTGATTTTGGACAAACTGAtggagatgaggaggaag TACAGGGAGATGGAGCAGATGGTGGTGGAGGACAGGGAGGAGCAGGAGAAACTGCGCCAACAGCAAGCAGAGGCCAGAGCTGCTACCAAG ATGCAGGCCTGGTGGAGAGGCTGCATGGTGCGCAGAGGCCTCGgcagttttaaaaaagcagaGGAGGGCAAGAaaggcaagaagaagaaggaaggaaagaagaagaagaaatga
- the si:dkey-29h14.10 gene encoding uncharacterized protein si:dkey-29h14.10: MMNTSDPLAPSPFINSNLTKMKERTSFNQVMSCRASSMYKVMQMVQKMAQKSCRRACQLFCCPLDNLLCENITWCPENHHPAQDKTIPVSLRNPPPSTILIVNISNSTLIDCVIGNDTYPSAVAENQPLMQESELQMHDHMRCSCSCGQQGAAQTSAVPPPPPPPPPSAEPQSINIHSSNLSCVIIGDNNYMQVDKTRLMESEETRM, translated from the exons ATGATGAACACCTCTGACCCTCTAGCTCCGAGTCCTTTTATAAACAGcaatttgacaaaaatgaaagaaagaacatCGTTTAATCAG GTGATGAGCTGCAGAGCCTCCAGCATGTACAAAGTCATGCAGATGGTGCAGAAGATGGCGCAGAAAAGCTGCAGGAGAGCCTGCCAACTTTTCTGCTGCCCATTGGACAATCTGTTGTGTGAAAACATCACATGGTGCCCAG aaaatcaccacCCTGCACAGGATAAAACTATACCAG TGAGTCTTCGGAACCCGCCGCCGTCTACAATTTTGATCGTTAACATCAGCAACTCCACCTTGATTGACTGCGTCATCGGGAACGACACCTACCCATCTGCAGTGGCAGAAAATCAGCCTCTAATGCAGGAATCTGAGCTCCAAATGCATG ATCACATGAggtgcagctgcagctgtggaCAGCAGGGAGCAGCACAGACCTCtgctgttcctcctcctcctcctcctcctcctccatcagcagAGCCTCAGAGCATCAACATCCACAGCTCTAATCTCAGCTGCGTCATCATCGGAGACAATAACTATATGCAGGTGGACAAGACCCGCTTGATGGAATCCGAGGAAACACGCATGTGA